A portion of the Pedobacter cryoconitis genome contains these proteins:
- the pdxH gene encoding pyridoxamine 5'-phosphate oxidase, with translation MELTKENIQNLRQDYRAAELSEADINKNPIAQFAKWFKDALEAKLYEPNVMTLATADLTGKPSSRILLLKGFDEEGFVFFTNYNSKKGKDLQENPQAAMQFFWPELERQVRIEGIVTKTTAEASTAYFHSRPKGSQIGASASPQSTLIPGREILEERVKELTAAYQETEVPRPEHWGGYVLKPEHIEFWQGRPSRLHDRITYTSVNGVWTINRLAP, from the coding sequence ATGGAGTTGACCAAAGAAAATATTCAAAACCTAAGACAAGATTACCGCGCTGCTGAACTTTCAGAGGCGGATATCAACAAAAATCCGATTGCACAATTCGCAAAATGGTTCAAAGACGCGTTAGAGGCTAAATTGTATGAGCCTAATGTAATGACTTTGGCTACAGCCGACTTAACAGGCAAACCATCTTCCAGAATTCTCTTATTAAAGGGATTTGATGAAGAAGGTTTCGTTTTTTTTACCAATTACAACAGTAAAAAAGGTAAAGACCTTCAGGAAAATCCACAAGCTGCAATGCAATTTTTCTGGCCGGAACTGGAAAGGCAAGTCAGAATTGAGGGTATTGTAACCAAAACGACAGCAGAAGCTTCTACAGCTTATTTTCACTCCCGTCCAAAAGGCAGCCAGATTGGTGCCAGCGCCTCCCCTCAAAGTACGCTTATTCCGGGCCGCGAAATTTTAGAAGAACGTGTAAAAGAATTGACTGCAGCTTATCAGGAAACAGAAGTCCCGCGTCCTGAGCATTGGGGAGGTTATGTATTGAAGCCGGAACATATAGAATTCTGGCAAGGCCGCCCAAGCCGTTTACATGACAGGATTACTTACACCAGCGTTAACGGCGTATGGACAATTAACAGACTCGCACCTTAA
- a CDS encoding 3-hydroxybutyryl-CoA dehydrogenase: MTKIAVIGSGTMGNGIAHTFAQFGYQVNLVDINQEALNKGIDTVSKNLDRQVTKGTITEEDKATTLKNIITFTDLKSGVKEADLIVEAATENLELKLKIFRDLDAYAKPSAILASNTSSISITHIASVTTRGEKVIGMHFMNPVPVMKLVEVIRGYATSDETTSLVMNLSEKLGKVPVEVNDYPGFVANRILMPMINEAIYTLFEGVAGVSEIDTVMKLGMAHPMGPLQLADFIGLDVCLAIMNVLHKGFGNAKYAPCPLLANMVMAGKKGVKSGEGFYDYSAGVKEAKPAAKFLS, from the coding sequence ATGACTAAAATAGCAGTAATAGGATCTGGTACCATGGGAAATGGTATCGCGCATACTTTTGCACAATTTGGCTACCAGGTGAACCTGGTTGACATCAATCAGGAAGCATTAAATAAAGGAATAGATACAGTTAGTAAAAACCTTGACAGACAAGTTACTAAAGGGACAATAACTGAAGAAGATAAAGCAACAACATTAAAAAATATAATCACTTTTACTGACTTAAAATCAGGTGTTAAAGAGGCAGATCTTATCGTTGAGGCCGCTACCGAAAACCTTGAGCTTAAGCTGAAGATATTCAGAGATCTGGATGCTTATGCAAAACCATCAGCAATATTGGCAAGTAACACTTCCTCAATCTCAATTACCCATATTGCATCGGTCACTACCAGGGGAGAAAAGGTTATTGGAATGCACTTCATGAATCCAGTACCCGTGATGAAACTGGTAGAGGTAATTCGCGGCTATGCTACTTCTGACGAAACTACTTCGCTGGTAATGAACTTATCAGAAAAGCTGGGTAAAGTTCCTGTTGAGGTAAATGACTATCCTGGATTCGTAGCAAACCGTATTTTAATGCCCATGATCAATGAAGCCATTTACACGCTATTTGAAGGTGTTGCCGGTGTTTCAGAGATCGATACCGTAATGAAACTGGGTATGGCACATCCAATGGGCCCACTGCAACTTGCAGACTTTATTGGACTCGATGTCTGCCTGGCTATTATGAACGTATTGCATAAAGGATTCGGTAATGCTAAATATGCACCATGTCCGCTTTTAGCAAATATGGTAATGGCAGGCAAAAAAGGAGTAAAGTCCGGAGAAGGATTTTATGATTACAGTGCAGGCGTCAAAGAGGCGAAACCAGCAGCTAAGTTTTTATCTTAA
- the ruvB gene encoding Holliday junction branch migration DNA helicase RuvB: protein MNENLDPSSESLSPIERDIEKVLRPQAFEDFTGQEKIMENLKIFVKAAKLRGEPLDHVLLHGPPGLGKTTLSYIIANEMGVGIKVTSGPVLDKPGDLAGLLTNLETGDILFIDEIHRLSPLVEEYLYSAMEDFKIDIMLESGPNARSVQITLNPFTLVGATTRSGLLTAPLRARFGINSRLAYYDAKLLTTIVLRSSEILKTPITEEGAYEIARRSRGTPRIANALLRRTRDFAQIKGNGTIDTTIAKYALTALNVDEHGLDEMDNKILLTIIDKFKGGPVGLKTIATAVGEDEGTIEEVYEPFLIQEGYMMRTSRGREVTEAAYKHLKRQYQAQSGKLF from the coding sequence ATGAACGAAAACCTTGACCCCTCTTCAGAAAGCTTATCTCCTATTGAAAGGGACATAGAAAAAGTGTTGCGTCCCCAGGCTTTTGAAGATTTTACTGGTCAGGAAAAAATCATGGAAAACCTGAAGATCTTTGTTAAAGCAGCTAAACTGCGGGGCGAACCTTTAGACCATGTATTACTGCACGGCCCTCCGGGATTGGGAAAAACCACGCTTTCTTATATTATCGCCAATGAAATGGGTGTTGGTATTAAAGTGACTTCCGGTCCTGTACTGGATAAACCAGGTGATCTGGCAGGGCTTTTAACAAACCTGGAAACCGGAGATATCCTTTTTATTGATGAGATACACCGTTTAAGCCCTCTGGTAGAAGAATATCTGTATTCTGCAATGGAAGACTTCAAAATTGATATTATGCTGGAAAGCGGGCCTAATGCCCGTTCTGTTCAGATTACTTTGAATCCATTTACATTGGTTGGTGCAACTACACGCTCCGGATTATTGACCGCACCATTAAGAGCAAGGTTCGGCATTAATTCCAGACTGGCTTATTATGACGCTAAATTACTCACTACCATCGTACTGCGCTCTTCAGAAATCCTTAAAACACCAATTACAGAAGAAGGTGCCTATGAAATTGCAAGACGAAGCCGCGGTACACCAAGGATTGCGAATGCTTTGTTAAGAAGGACAAGAGATTTTGCACAGATCAAAGGAAATGGTACGATTGATACGACTATAGCCAAATATGCATTAACAGCCTTAAATGTTGACGAACATGGATTGGACGAAATGGATAACAAGATCCTGCTAACTATTATCGATAAGTTTAAAGGTGGCCCGGTTGGTTTAAAAACTATTGCAACTGCCGTTGGTGAAGATGAAGGAACAATAGAAGAGGTATATGAACCTTTCCTGATTCAGGAAGGCTATATGATGCGTACCTCCCGCGGAAGAGAAGTTACAGAAGCGGCTTATAAACACCTTAAAAGACAGTACCAGGCACAGTCTGGCAAGTTATTTTAA
- a CDS encoding carbon-nitrogen hydrolase family protein, whose translation MNIETRKLTLEDYDDLKESMLQAYDTLGGQIWSKQTIAKLLKLFPEGQLCIAVDDKVVACSLALIVNYDEYGDKHTYEMITGGYTFSTHDPNGDTLYGIEIFVSPEYRGLRLGRRLYEARKELCESLNLKSIIAGGRIPGYHEHADELSPRQYIDKVKAKEIYDPTLTFQISNDFHVRKVLKNYLPGDHESKEFATLIEWNNIYYQGVDASARSAKTIRIGLVQWQMRLFPDMDAFYEQVEFFVDAVSGYKSDFIMFPELFNTPLLQPYNHLPEMEAMRKLAELTPEIVEKIQSYAVSYNVNVISGSMPILENNKLYNATYLCHRSGKTEEYRKIHITPNELKYYGMVGGDKIQVFDTDCGKIGILICYDVEFPELSRIYADQGMQILFVPFLTDTQNGYTRVRRCAQARAIENECYVAIAGCVGNLPKVNNMDIQFAQSAVFTPSDFAFPTNAVKAETTPNTEMMLVVDVDLHLLDELHHFGTVKILKDRRTDLYEVKLLK comes from the coding sequence ATGAATATTGAAACAAGAAAACTGACCCTGGAAGACTATGACGATTTGAAAGAGTCAATGTTACAGGCATATGATACCCTCGGCGGACAAATCTGGAGTAAACAGACCATCGCCAAACTACTCAAACTATTCCCAGAAGGTCAGCTCTGCATCGCCGTAGATGATAAAGTAGTGGCCTGTTCACTGGCACTGATCGTAAACTACGATGAATACGGCGATAAACACACCTATGAAATGATTACTGGTGGCTATACTTTTTCTACACACGATCCTAATGGAGATACTTTATATGGTATTGAGATCTTTGTTTCTCCCGAATATAGAGGATTGAGATTAGGCCGCAGGTTATATGAAGCCAGAAAAGAACTTTGCGAAAGCCTTAATTTAAAAAGTATCATTGCAGGCGGACGGATACCCGGCTACCATGAACACGCAGATGAATTGAGTCCAAGACAATATATAGATAAGGTTAAAGCCAAAGAAATCTATGATCCTACCCTTACTTTTCAAATATCCAATGACTTTCACGTCAGGAAAGTATTAAAAAATTACCTTCCGGGAGATCATGAGTCTAAAGAATTCGCCACATTAATTGAGTGGAATAATATCTATTATCAAGGTGTTGATGCTTCAGCACGTTCGGCTAAAACAATCAGAATCGGATTGGTGCAATGGCAAATGAGACTTTTCCCTGATATGGATGCCTTTTATGAGCAGGTGGAGTTTTTTGTAGACGCTGTAAGCGGTTACAAATCTGATTTTATCATGTTCCCCGAACTTTTTAATACCCCATTATTACAGCCTTATAATCATTTACCAGAAATGGAAGCTATGCGCAAACTGGCAGAGCTTACACCAGAGATTGTAGAGAAAATTCAGAGCTATGCGGTTTCTTATAATGTGAATGTTATTTCGGGCAGTATGCCGATTTTAGAAAACAACAAGTTGTATAATGCGACTTATCTATGCCACAGAAGTGGAAAAACTGAAGAGTATAGAAAGATTCATATTACACCAAATGAGCTGAAGTATTATGGTATGGTTGGTGGCGATAAAATCCAGGTATTTGATACAGATTGTGGTAAAATCGGTATTCTGATCTGTTATGATGTTGAATTCCCGGAATTAAGCAGAATTTATGCTGATCAGGGAATGCAAATCCTGTTCGTCCCTTTCTTAACTGATACACAGAATGGATATACCAGGGTGAGAAGATGTGCACAAGCAAGGGCAATAGAAAACGAATGTTATGTAGCTATTGCAGGTTGCGTAGGTAACCTGCCAAAGGTGAATAACATGGATATACAATTTGCACAGTCTGCAGTATTCACCCCTTCAGATTTCGCCTTTCCTACAAACGCAGTAAAAGCAGAAACTACGCCAAACACCGAAATGATGCTTGTTGTAGACGTAGACCTGCATTTACTTGATGAGTTGCACCATTTTGGTACAGTTAAAATATTGAAAGACCGTCGTACTGATCTTTACGAAGTCAAATTACTTAAATAG
- the queG gene encoding tRNA epoxyqueuosine(34) reductase QueG, which yields MYNNPSKYSQLIKDEALRLGFMQCGIAKAGFLEEEAPRLEKWLKDNRHGQMSYMENHFDKRLNPTLLVDDAKSVISLTLNYFPEERQTDPDAPKISKYAYGADYHTVIKDKLFLLLSFIEENIGEVSGRAFVDSAPVLDRAWAKRAGIGWIGKNSNIISKKSGSFFFLAELIIDLDLVYDEPFATDHCGTCTKCIDACPTDAILSPFIIDATKCISYLTIELRDEIPKSFDDKMENWMFGCDICQDVCPWNRFSVPHTEPKFKPNENLLGMKREDWLDITEDVFKQIFKNSAVKRTKFKGLTRNIDFIRQIPDES from the coding sequence ATGTACAATAACCCTTCAAAATACAGCCAGCTTATCAAGGATGAAGCCCTAAGACTAGGCTTTATGCAATGCGGTATAGCTAAAGCTGGTTTTCTCGAAGAAGAAGCGCCCAGATTGGAAAAATGGCTCAAAGATAATCGTCATGGACAGATGAGCTATATGGAAAATCACTTTGACAAAAGGTTGAACCCAACACTACTGGTAGACGATGCAAAATCTGTTATCTCACTCACTTTAAACTACTTCCCAGAAGAGCGGCAAACAGACCCGGATGCACCAAAGATCTCAAAATACGCCTATGGAGCAGATTATCACACGGTCATTAAAGATAAATTATTCTTATTGCTCAGTTTTATTGAAGAAAACATAGGTGAAGTAAGCGGAAGAGCTTTTGTAGATTCTGCACCAGTACTGGACAGAGCCTGGGCAAAACGCGCAGGTATAGGCTGGATCGGTAAAAACAGCAATATTATCAGTAAAAAAAGTGGTTCCTTCTTTTTTTTGGCAGAGCTGATTATTGACCTTGACCTGGTCTATGACGAACCCTTTGCTACTGACCACTGCGGTACCTGTACCAAATGTATAGATGCCTGTCCAACAGATGCGATCCTATCCCCTTTTATCATTGATGCTACCAAATGTATCTCTTACCTCACTATTGAGCTCAGAGATGAAATCCCTAAAAGCTTTGATGATAAAATGGAAAACTGGATGTTTGGCTGTGATATTTGTCAGGACGTTTGCCCATGGAACAGATTTTCAGTTCCGCATACTGAACCAAAATTCAAACCGAATGAGAATTTACTGGGAATGAAAAGAGAAGATTGGCTGGATATTACCGAAGATGTATTTAAACAGATTTTTAAGAATTCGGCAGTAAAGCGGACTAAGTTTAAAGGCCTAACCCGCAATATTGATTTCATCAGGCAGATTCCTGATGAAAGTTAA